The genomic window CTTCTGTGAGTTTTCCAGTCCACTGCTCCCCCTTCTCAGAGTTTAATTTTGAATTCTGTGGGCTGCACAGAGGAAGAGACCCCTGAGGATTTGAAGAGTGCCTTCAAGATAGTGTCAGGGTCCACTTCAGCTGGGGGATTTGAGGAGGCGCTTGCACTTGACCGGCGTGgttccccttccttcttcacTGAAGGGGTATCGCTCAATCGGCTGgaggttaaaaaataaagaagcagcAGTATTTAACCTCTTTATGGAATAAAATTTAACACAATGTCTGCATTTACTGTTATCACTGTTGACCCTTACCATTATTAGAGATAAAGGTTTAAAATATGCTTTCCTCACAAGCAAACATCCTCATCTCAGACTATATTTGAACCCCAGGGCTGAGAACAGTATGTAGTGAAGCTATATTGCACTCAGCTCAACCTACTGTgtgacagaaaggaagagaaggaaaatattcatGGGACAACAGTTCTCAAAACAGAACCTGCAAGTGTTTGGTTCTTTTCCCCACCCGAAGGATACTTACAGCAATATAGGCTGGTCTGAGGTGATGACATTCCCATTCATATGAAGATTGCATTTCATTGGTTGACCTAAAtcaaaacagaataaagaagTCATTCTATCAGAACTGGGGTAAGGCAAGATCCATGAAATATCACACAACAATGCAGGCAACAGAGTTCCACATACTGGGGAAACATGAGAAAGAACAGCTGATACTGTTGCAAAATCACAGCAACAGAAAAGCCACGGAAACACTCTGTACAATATGAAAGATCACACTAATTAATAAGTTACACAGAGGTACAAAGCCCTTAGCAGAGACACAAGAGACTCTCCCATTCTTAGCTCTCTGCTCCTCATCTGACACTCATAACATGTCACTCAtctagagaaaggaaaagcatttatttccaGCTAAAAATTAACAGCTAATTTCTGTCTAATGCAACACTGCAGTAGATTTGGGTTAAAAATTGCATTGTTTAAAAATTGGACGTTTATGGAGGAGCTGATACTACCTGTTTTACAAgtccattttaaaatgtgtctgACTACACCCTGAAACTATTGCAAATATTAGTTTCACTTGTACTTTGCAAACAAGACTGCAAACAAGCTTTTTTGTAAGTGAGTAAAGCCTTGCTCAGGACTATCTAGCTCTTGGTACCAGattagaaacaaaagaaatttaatttggaaGTTAGATCAGCAGACTCACCAAGaccctgcctccagctctgagcattctttttgtaagaaaatatgGGTGGTTTCTTTAATTCCACTTAAATAAACTGTGCATATATTCAGCTAGTTACACAGGAATGTATTCCATTATCCAGCTCTTGAAATGATTTTCTGGCATTTCTCCTCTCTTGGTAGCACATGAGCATCTGACATGATTAAACTTCCCCCTGAGGTGGAAAACTCATTGTTGATTTACTTATCCTAAATGTAACTCCAGCATCGAACTTACCATCTAAGCATCTGTTGTTGTATTTCTTATATGCTGTGATAGCATCTTCCTTCTTCACAAATACTACCTCAGCCACTCCAGGGTGCACCAGCCGGGCTCGCTTCAGAGCgccacacacacagaataaCTCCTGAGGGCAGAGAGGGAGTCGTGACCACGGTCATACGAAAGGCACCAAGTGAGATGGTTTAGTTTCTTAATCACACCACCCATTCTGCTGGCAGAATCTGGACACTTGTCTTACTGTGTTTGTTATGGTATGAGTACTTGGCAGTAGTAAGAGTTTACACATGCAATATTACAAGGCCATTATTCTGTAATGTTTTTCATAAAAACCAGATTCATTCTCAGCCTCATGAGAATGGAAGCCCCCAGATAATTTGGATGGAGGCGTAAGTTCAGGGAGAACACACTGAACCATCATTTGGCATGAACTCTTCTAAGTGATGTCAGGTATCTCAGTACACCCTAGAAATGGGATTTTGTCCTATCTTCTTAAGCacactctttttttaaaaacacgaacaaaacaaaataatcagaGACCCTCAATGTTTTTTGCAAGGAAAGTAAACCCACATCATACCCCTCTTCATGGCATTCACCATAGATCAACTGATTTATCAAAAAAAGTAGGATAAGAAAAGGAAGTGTCACTCATCCAGTCTGTCAGTAAGCAACACTCACAACAATATCTTCCTCTGTGACTCGAGGATGCAGATTATTTACGGTCATCTTTGTGCCTTCCAAAGGACTGAACGCCAGCTGCCAACACAAACAAATGCATCACATAAAAAGGGTCAGAAATAGAGCACACAAGACAGCGCAGCAGAGAAAACATTAAGAATTCAGTAAGGGAATGAATGTCTGGCAATGTctgtacacacacatgcacacaggaGAGAGCTACAGCTCATAATGGAAAGTATCAATGCTTACAAAGCCCAGCTCATGTGATTGCAAAAAGAAGCTCCTTTTCCATGCTAACTTCTCTTCAAAGTAACTTTTTGCTCTTATTCCCAAGAATAACACTAACTTACTCTGTTTACATACACGGTACTCTGGTTGTGCCCATACTTTGAATAGTATGCTTCTGTTGTACTCTACACCAGCCAGCAACCCCCAAAATACAGCTCTAGCCCTTCAAGATGATGCTGATCTCAACATGCCTGGGAATACCTGATGGGTTACCTGTACCACATATCAGGCAATTTGGCAAAGCAATTACAGGCAGGTTGTCTGCAAGTTGCCTGAGAGGTCTCATGTGTACAGCAAGAACCTGCATTtggaaaaattcttttttctccttgctaACTGGAGTGGGCAGAAGACAACATATCAAACAGTGTTAAAACACTACTCACTTCTAGGGTCATGAAAGCCACCAAGGAGTGTCAAAACAACTGCCACCTCCCTCTAATATGGATTCCTCCAGCACCATGTGCTCTTATGtcagagaaaaagggagaatcAAGATGCATTATCTGAGAATTCTCAGTCTCCCAACCTTTGAGGAAAAGCATGTTCAGACTAGTTTCAAACTCGTGGGACATGGACTACAGTTATCAGAATAACCCTGATGGTGTTTCAGAAGTAACGGTCAAAGGCAGCAGAATAAGCTGCTCACATGACCAACAACAGCAAGTTTCAGATGTTTCAGAGACTTCCAGAAAGagcaccttccccttccctgagctcaCCTCAACAGGTGCCGGCTCTTTTGGAGGCTCTTCCTTTGTCACTAAGGTTCGAGACATGTTTGTCAAGGCCTTCGTCCGCATAGGAGAGGGaggtgcagctggagctgtgtaTGTATCGTTTTGGACCACTTTAGTCAGGGGAACAGTCTTGGACAGAGAGAATTTATTGCTGCTCACACCAGTCTAcaggatgaaaaaataaagcacctGTGAGAGCTGCAGCCTACAAAAGTCACCACTCTTTTTCAAGCACCACCAACAGAATATTACTCGCATGCACTAAGAACTGAGTGTCCTTCCCACTACTACAGGGGTGGAAGCTTCTCAGCtctgagataaaaaaaaatcagctaatGCTCTGGGCATAAACATAAAAAGATATGTTCATGCCAAAAGAGCACTTCCCTCATAAgccctttttgttttcatattcttCTTAAATGAACTTTAACAATGTGAtctgggctgcccagagaggtggtggattcaccatccctagagatttttaaacgcagattggacatggcactgagtgccatgatctagtaaatggactagagttggaccaagggttgcactcgatgatcttggaggtcttttccaacccaattgattctatgattctatgaattcaaAAAGCTCCTTTCATACCAAGATTTTCAAGTACTTTACAAAGTGTTCACAAAGATTGCTCATTAACAATAAGATTGAGAAGCCCGAGTATACCAAGCAATAATTCTTTGGAAACACCAAACTAGGGCACACAAAGACATGAAGCAGAACCTTTGTAGTGGGAACTACCTGAGTTTAAAGCCAGACTAAAAACTGTGCTTGGAAGCTGCTGTGAACACCAGGGAGAACAAATTTACTCCTGAAGAAAAATCCCAAAAGAACTTACAAGACTATTTAAGAATCAAAAATGGCCAGAAGCTCTATTCTGAAAACCCACATGAGGAAATAAACCTATGGGGCAATCATTGCACTACCCTGCCTCCATGATGGCAAAACCACATGAACTTGCTTCTTCAGAACCACAGAATAACTTAGGGCAAACCTATGTCCAATCCCCATGTCTGCAGCACGGCTAACTTCAAAGGCACACCAGGTTGTCTGAGGGCCTTATCCAGCTAACTGCTGAATATCCAAGAATGGCCATTGCCACCTGCTGATCAATACCGTGAACATTTCACCAAttagaatttattttgctgcagCACATTTTTTGGTTCATCTTCTCCACGGTCACTCCTGGAAAGAACCTGGGTTTTGCCCTTTTGCCTTTTCCAGGACCACCCACCAGGCAGTGAGAATGGACAGATTTCATTACAGCCCTCTCAGCCTTGAGACACTGCTCTCTCATCCTCTCCTCAACAGACTATGCTGCAGCCCTCTGACCACTCTGTTGTAATGGTTCCATTCAATGCCTTTCTTGTATCGCTGTACCTCAAAATAGGCACAGAATTCCAGGTGCATGCTCAGAATGCCAAACAGCAATAACTGccttccttgacctgctggctgTGATCTTACAACGTCTACAGTTGGCCTTTGTTGCTGGAAGGAGGCACTAGCTCGTTCTTAGTGGATCACGAAGTAGGACCCCTGGGCTCTTTCCTACAAAGCCGCTTTCCAGCCACTCAGTTCTCAGCTTAAGCTGCAGAGAGTAATCCCCTGCCAAAAGCAGGACCACATATTCATCTGTACTGAAATTCCATCTTCTCCAGAGCAACAGTCCTCCCCAACAAGATGTCAACTAAGATTTTCCCTGGCGAGGGATTTCCTGCTTTGATGCCCAGTCTCTAGAAGTAGCAGAAAGCTTCCCTTGCTCACAAAGTAATAAGATAGGTTCAATCCACTTCCTCAACAAGGAGGAAGTGAAGAGCCAAGATGTGGCAACCTGCCAGCAAGGCAGAAAGCACAGAAAGGGCCCATAAAACCAGTTACCGTAAAAGAACTCTGTTCCAAAAATATCAGCAGAAGCATTGGCACAAAAGAAGGATGGGGTGAAGAGCAAGTATTTGAGGAGAAAGCAGCATCTACATACTTTAAAATAACATATGCTCTGTAGAGACACAGCCTTTATGTCCACATCATGTGAGCACAGTGTGGTGGGGACTGCTCAGATAATCCCTTACCGAATTGTTCAGGAAACTGCTTGTGGTGGTGATTTTCATCTGTTtactgggaaggggagggacaCTTTCATCATCATCTTCCATGTCATACAGACCCTGCAGAGAAGCAAAGTAACAGTTTACAAGCAGATAGATTTAATCTAGACATTTCTAAAATAGGTAGTTTTCTCTTGTCTTCAACCATCTTCAAGTAATGAACATGAACTGGACTTCACTCTTGTCATTGCTGCTTGTAGACACAGAGCTGAAGGTACACAAGTCCATTTCAAAATATCTGTGTAAAAACTGTCAAGACTTCTCCAGAAACACCACAGTAAAGGTGTTTCCCTAAGTATACTGAAATCACATACAGACTTCTCTAACCCCTAGATCTCAGTAGGACTTTTGAGAACGCATTAATGCAATAAAGCCTCAGTGTCTCATTTTTTAGCACCCTGGTTACTTTAAAGTTGAAACCTGTGCAGAGTTTTAAATtagggtgttggggtttttttttaactaagcAGATGCCTGCAAAATACACCTGAACTGAACATTCCTTTTGAATAGCCTGCtttcctcagcacagcacatATCCATCTGGCACTAGAAAACACTGCACTAGGAGGTTTACTGAACAAGTAATTAATTTCCCAGTTCAACTTAATGCTCACAGTCCTGCCTTAAAATACTGAGGTGAACTCCTACACAAGTCTGTTTTTCATAGACTCTAAATAATGTTAAGAAAAAGTCTAGACacaaatggcactgcccagaaCATAAGAAGTCACAACTCCAAGCACCTTTTCATTAATTCAGTggaaaggtaaagaaaaatgGGAGGTATTAGCAACGAGAGCTTGCAAAATCAGTGGGTTGTCATAGTCAGCAAGATTCTGATTTACAAACAGGGAAGTTGTTCCAGTCACAGAAAtgctatgaagaaaaaaacactcaAAGGGATGGGAGAATAGAGAACTGGTGCAGAAAATAAAGAGCTGGGAAAAACACTAGCCATCAGGACAATGGACATTTGGGATGAATGAAATGGATCCCAGGCTTACAGTGGTGAGGTCAGAATAATGAAGGCACTTCCTTAAGCGACGGCATCTGGGATAGGTGAGGGCAGCACAAAGGTAACTTACACAAATAGCTAAAGTTACCATAatcaaggcaaaaaaaccccaacccagaACCAGGACATGACACTGTGAATGTCAGTTTTCCAATATTTCATGTGATACTTCatgtacatacacacaaaataatACAAGTAACAGAAACATGTAATTCCTCTCTGAAAACAGCCAAGGTCGTCTGAATGGCTGGGGGCTGGGGACAAAGGCCTTTAAAACTGATCTCATAAAAGAAAGCACAAATTCTAGAGTCTTTCTCAAAATCTGCCTGATAAGGGAAGTGGTAACTTTGAAAGTACATCAGAATACTAGTTAATATCATCAAGTTTCTAATACTAGTTAACACCATCAAACACTATTGGTTTTCCAGCAGGGACCCAGCGCTGGGATTTCTCAGGAAGGTTGTACCTTCTCCCACCTCACTGAAGCACATTCGACCATGTGCAATCACATCAACTCCCTGAAGTGCTGGCAGCAGCGTGAATCAAAACAACCAACACCTGATCTGATGAGTGTCACGAAGAAATTTATACAGAGGTAAAGGTCATGGtctctagagaaaaaaaacatcagCACATACAGACAAAACTGGGGTTACCTACTGCTCACTCAGACAACATATAAGGAATCAAGATCAATTACACTTAATGAAAATCTCAATTACCACGAAAACATCTTAAACAAACAAGAATAGGAAACCAAGCTTATGCAGAACTTCCAAACACTTTTCTTTCCTACTTGTAGGTTTTTTTGCACCTGCCAATTTTTGTAGACAAATTTTCTTCCCTGCCAAAGGTAAcaaacagagcacagagcaggtaCACACCTGTTTGTGTGTATGGTTGTTCACCACGTTGATCCTCATTCCTGCTGGATGAGAGTGTCCAGGAACTGGAGCCTTCTGCTACAGTTAGAGAGAACCAAAACATTAAACATTACAGTCCATCAGGTCCACATTTCAGAAGATCAGTTGTTAGTTGATACCTTGAGATCACTTACATGAAACTCACTCTcctgctttaaaatatattacaacAATATACTCTTAGATAACATCTATGTTTCCTGTACCATGTTCAATATGAGACAGCTTCACTTAAAttgaagaaattaaaacctAAGGCCACATAAAGAATTTGTGTGATTCAAATTACTTAGGTTTTAGTCCAAGATTAACGGGAAGAGAACTTAActtcagccctgccaggctgacTAGATCTACATTTCTGCCAATACAAAGCCATGAATGGGGTAAACCAGACACACAGTATCAATTCTTTCTTGCAACAGGCAACCAAACGTGCATATCTCTGTCAAACACAACAAGCTGGAACACAACTTAATTCAGTTACTGCCCTTAACACTACAGCTGGAATAAGCTGTAGTGGAATAAAATGATGGACAGGATAGTGTAGCTGCCCCTTCTGCAGTCCAACAGAAGTGGTCAGGGAATGCACCTGTGCTAATCAATCACTGAAATCATGCAACAATGCCCTCAAAACCACAATTCTGTtttctggaaaagctggaagcTGTCCATTACAGATAAAAGTGGATCTTCTCACAAAAATACTCCACACAGGCTGCAAAATCTTCAGATTTGCATTTTACCTAGACTGTAACACACACCATAACACCCTCATGTTTCAGTTTGCTAAATACTTCAGAAACAAGGACACCCATCCTACAGAAAGATCTACAGAAATTCTTTGGGTTTCCAAGACTTTTCCTTGCTTTATGATAAATAAGACCTCCGGACAGGACATATACAGAGCTGTGTTCTACACCCTGGATCAAGATTCTCTAGTGTGATTCTGCTCCCACATTTGGGAAGACAGTAGGGCCATGGGCAATTCAGAATttcagtataaatatttttaaaattaccagACAACATGTGCAAGGTTCTGTCTACAGTCTTTACCACACTTATAGTCTattatatttttccttgcaCTATATTGCCTAACAAATAGAAAATACTATTGGTCAAACCAAGTCACAAAAActccccaaaaaacccaacaaaaaaaaggcaaaaaaccaacaaacaaaaaaagaaaaacaaaacaaaaaaaccccaaactcagGTCAGAAGAAAGAGCTACTGCACCAAGTCTCTGAAAACTACTTTAACTCCTAGGAACTTTATGGAAAGTGTTCAACTCCTGATGGCTGATAGTGGTGATTTGGCTTAGGACAGCAAGAATACTAATTACCCTACTAATTAATGAGTACTGAACAGACAGCTCTATTGCTCTGTGATTAGCCCTTCTGGCCACAGGGGTCTCACATCAGCCTGGCAGAAAAcctgcagagcagtgagaaACTTCTGAGGCTGAAGAAACGTTAGTTCCATGCTTGTAGAGGTGAGGAGCAAAATCCTCCTCAACAACTGCCCTGACAGTCTGGAAACTTCTCTTCTGAGTCTGCCCACTGTACCTAACAGACACACAGTGCAACAGCAGTTGTTTGTCAGGGAAGTTGGCTAAGAATCAAgttgctgcacacacagcaaagTGGAATTAGAAAACCGgccaaggaaaacagaaggtCAGGGTGACCAACTGATTATAATACCATTGAAACAAATCTTGAGTCTCAGCAGGAATGCATCACGTAATCAGACAAAGCCCTGGAAACCAGGGCTTTCCTGAAAACCAGTCAAGTGTAGGAAGAGAAAATTGAGAAAGGCTCACGGAGTTTTTGATCTTCTTAGATACAAACACAGCTGCATATTCTGAACTGTTATCCCACCACTAAGGACAAACCAGTTATCTAGACAGGACAATCCACCACATCAGACTTGCAAAGAGGGGAGGTATAAGAATGACCAAAAAACCTGCATCATTTTCTTTAGGTTTGAAAGGAAACTACTTAATCACACAACATCTGCTTTAATGCTGACAGGAGCATTGCTTTAGTCTTTTGGGGcccaaaattaaaatgaaagtgtAAATGAAAGGTGTGATTCTACAAAAAGCCCCAAGCAACTGCAAGGACACACAAAAAATACAGAGTTGTGCCTCACAGGCTGGAACAAACTGTATCATCATCACTTCTATTGTAAACGTATGACCATATTAGTGTATTGTTGTGTCTACTGAACTGCTGTAGAGTAACAGAGGGGCTCAGAGGTGACTTGCTTCACCTACTTGGATCGTTTTGGTGATTTTCATGGCTGGATTTACTGTCCCCATGGCTGGGCTGATAGCAGCTGGAACGCTCCTTTTTAGGCTGATCTTTTCTCTGGCATCCACCACTTTGGTCACCTTTTCAGCAGCAACACTCTGCTGCTTACGGGAATTCAACATCTCTCGAGCATCCTGCACCTTCCCCTTGATTTTGAACCGCGCGTCCTTCTGAACCAGTTTTTCCCGGGCATCTTTAACCCCCAGTTTGTGTCGGGCATCAGTCAGTCCGATCTTCTGTCGGGCATCAAACGTCCGCTGGAAGCCGACGGCTGGCGAGGACCTGGTTAGGAGATTCTGCTGGATCCCAATGCGAGATCTCACACCTCCAAACACCGGCCTCGTGTTAAgtctggggaaggaaaaaaacagtttcaGAGGTTATGGGATGGGATACAGTGTCAACAAGAGCATTCGTGTTGCTGCAAACAATAGCTCATTATTACCACACAGAAATCCACTCAGCTGGATGTCTAAATAACAAGAGTAGAGCTCCTAAGCTGTTTCATGCTGGATTTTACTTTCTACATAAACAGCTAAGGAACTGATTTCCAAACTCCATCCTTAAGCTCACATTTACAAGGGTCTGACTTCAGCTGTGCTAAGTATATACtacatttaaacaaaattcaACTACTCAGGTACTTTGGGGAAACCTTTGAAGACAAAGGGGAACAAAGAGACTTTCTAGCCTTAGGTCTGAACAGGTCTACTAAAGCATCTCTTGTAATACAATAATACAGCCCAGTACAAAGGAAACATGGAACTACGAGATTTCAGGAATTCTGGGTTGCAAGTTTGGATTTGCAGGAGTACAGCAACTTGGATTTTAGGATGGACAAGCACCAGTAACAATCTCAGGTCAAGGCCACCAGTTTCAAGGTTGATTGGCTTCCAGCCAGAATAGTTACCAGTCAAATTACTTTTTAACATTATTGCCTTTTCTTTAATCTACTCACAGACCCACTGCACTCAGTGGCCTCTACTTTTTAAGCACAACATTATCACAGCAAGACAACAGCCCACAGGAAGCACTGCATTTGTACTTGTACACCAGTATTCCTGGGAAGCTGCAAAATACG from Pithys albifrons albifrons isolate INPA30051 chromosome 3, PitAlb_v1, whole genome shotgun sequence includes these protein-coding regions:
- the POLDIP3 gene encoding polymerase delta-interacting protein 3 isoform X3 → MADLSLDELIRKRGVTVKGRLNTRPVFGGVRSRIGIQQNLLTRSSPAVGFQRTFDARQKIGLTDARHKLGVKDAREKLVQKDARFKIKGKVQDAREMLNSRKQQSVAAEKVTKVVDAREKISLKRSVPAAISPAMGTVNPAMKITKTIQQKAPVPGHSHPAGMRINVVNNHTHKQGLYDMEDDDESVPPLPSKQMKITTTSSFLNNSLAFSPLEGTKMTVNNLHPRVTEEDIVELFCVCGALKRARLVHPGVAEVVFVKKEDAITAYKKYNNRCLDGQPMKCNLHMNGNVITSDQPILLRLSDTPSVKKEGEPRRSSASASSNPPAEVDPDTILKALFKSSGVSSSVQPTEFKIKL
- the POLDIP3 gene encoding polymerase delta-interacting protein 3 isoform X2, with translation MADLSLDELIRKRGVTVKGRLNTRPVFGGVRSRIGIQQNLLTRSSPAVGFQRTFDARQKIGLTDARHKLGVKDAREKLVQKDARFKIKGKVQDAREMLNSRKQQSVAAEKVTKVVDAREKISLKRSVPAAISPAMGTVNPAMKITKTIQKAPVPGHSHPAGMRINVVNNHTHKQGLYDMEDDDESVPPLPSKQMKITTTSSFLNNSTGVSSNKFSLSKTVPLTKVVQNDTYTAPAAPPSPMRTKALTNMSRTLVTKEEPPKEPAPVELAFSPLEGTKMTVNNLHPRVTEEDIVELFCVCGALKRARLVHPGVAEVVFVKKEDAITAYKKYNNRCLDGQPMKCNLHMNGNVITSDQPILLRLSDTPSVKKEGEPRRSSASASSNPPAEVDPDTILKALFKSSGVSSSVQPTEFKIKL
- the POLDIP3 gene encoding polymerase delta-interacting protein 3 isoform X1, coding for MADLSLDELIRKRGVTVKGRLNTRPVFGGVRSRIGIQQNLLTRSSPAVGFQRTFDARQKIGLTDARHKLGVKDAREKLVQKDARFKIKGKVQDAREMLNSRKQQSVAAEKVTKVVDAREKISLKRSVPAAISPAMGTVNPAMKITKTIQQKAPVPGHSHPAGMRINVVNNHTHKQGLYDMEDDDESVPPLPSKQMKITTTSSFLNNSTGVSSNKFSLSKTVPLTKVVQNDTYTAPAAPPSPMRTKALTNMSRTLVTKEEPPKEPAPVELAFSPLEGTKMTVNNLHPRVTEEDIVELFCVCGALKRARLVHPGVAEVVFVKKEDAITAYKKYNNRCLDGQPMKCNLHMNGNVITSDQPILLRLSDTPSVKKEGEPRRSSASASSNPPAEVDPDTILKALFKSSGVSSSVQPTEFKIKL